The sequence TGGTACAAcctgacataaaaataaaaaaatatttatgtaataagaatacatatccagAGTACATTTTTACAGAGCAgccaaatacatatgcagttgttagtaattttcaatacaacaatatacatatgcaaaatacatattatgcattttaaatattcatatattttatgttttatatcttttcatttatttacaaCTTCATGGAAAGAATTTTCACATTGATACTTTATGCATTTTAtcctttcatatttatgtttccaTAATTAAAATTTCTGCAAATCAAAAAGGTCATACCGTCATACGGGTACACCAAGCCTCGTTCTCACtgagtatgtcattaaacttTCCAATGAGTGTTATGAAGGTATATGAGGCCTCCTGCCTATTTGCACAATTCCATTTTGCAAACAGTAATCGAACttcctcaagaaagtcataaattggcagttctctagctgatacaaaCACTCCATTTATTGACTCTGCAAAGTTTGAAGTCAAATTCCATCCTCTGTGAACTGTTGTATACGACCTAGCCCACTTTTCGTAACCGGTCAATTCCAAATATATCTTCACCCTTATATCAGctgcctcaactttttccattaacatgtgaaattctgactttgaatatgatttggccatTGTATAAAATATCTCCGACAATGCATTGTGTGACTTTCTGTAAATTTTTTTCACATTaccccatagatgccacatacatgcataatatgGAACATCTTCATACACATCACCAACagcctttatgatgcttggattcctATCAGACACAACACACATGTTTTGTCTAACCCCGTACGCTTCCTTTAGATTCTTGAAGAACCacgtccaagatgcatcattttcagaatcaagcacaccatatgccaaaggaaatatatgacctatatacataattcataatttttagAATCAAGCACAAcatatgccaaagaaaatataGAACCTGCGCATATAAAAAAAATCTGCGCAGGCCGATTTAAATACAGTTaggaactgcatatgtatttattacaatatagttcaattaaaatgtatattttatctaccaaaaattgtatcaattacatataataaaatttacatcaacctcactatcaaacataatcaattttacatgtttcattcagaaaactttgaacatatatctaattatatacatatatgtatatatgaattggatatatgtatttttcaactcTACAACagaaagccaaaaaaaaatacaaccagtTATAGTAATTAAATGATACTAACCTGCTCCATCCGTTGTGGATGCTGTTATAAATGCCCCAGTATATATTCCTCTCAGATGACTAGTATCAACAACTACGACTGGTCTACAGTGATCgaatcctttaatgaatgcatgtagaacgataaatacatacaagaacgcattatcatctgtcttcttcattcttatatgtgaatCCGGATAGGTAGTatttagaacatataagtatgaTGGCAGTTTCCCATAAGATGCTGATGGCTTACCCCTCAATTCTTCTAACGCTCTTTCCTTTGCCCTTCAACATAAACtgtatgtcaaatccataccaaaatcttccttcatgtcattttttatttctgtcgcactgtattttcttttgtggtttttgaatttttgtttaaccATACCAGCTATCAACATACTAGTTGCATGTACCTTTGGATAGATATTGTCCTTCACCGGGCATGTATGTTGAGGTCTAaattctcttattctaaa comes from Capsicum annuum cultivar UCD-10X-F1 unplaced genomic scaffold, UCD10Xv1.1 ctg43589, whole genome shotgun sequence and encodes:
- the LOC124892063 gene encoding uncharacterized protein LOC124892063, which codes for MEKVEAADIRVKIYLELTGYEKWARSYTTVHRGWNLTSNFAESINGVFVSARELPIYDFLEEVRLLFAKWNCANRQEASYTFITLIGKFNDILSENEAWCTRMT